One Cucumis sativus cultivar 9930 chromosome 1, Cucumber_9930_V3, whole genome shotgun sequence DNA segment encodes these proteins:
- the LOC105435465 gene encoding cysteine proteinase inhibitor 5, which produces MISRSASPLLLLLLLLLPLIAAARKGSMLGGWSKIPDLKDPHVEEIGKFAVAEYNKQSKGVAIEFKSVVSGETQVVAGTNYRLLIDAKRGESMSKYEAIVWEKPWENFKKLTSFKPVA; this is translated from the coding sequence ATGATTTCCCGCTCCGCTTCtcccctcctcctcctcctcctcctcctcctccctcTCATCGCCGCCGCTCGCAAGGGCTCCATGCTCGGCGGCTGGTCGAAGATCCCAGACCTGAAGGATCCCCACGTTGAAGAGATCGGAAAGTTCGCGGTCGCCGAGTACAACAAGCAATCCAAAGGCGTAGCAATCGAGTTCAAAAGCGTCGTGAGCGGCGAAACTCAGGTGGTTGCTGGAACCAATTACCGCCTCCTCATCGATGCCAAGAGAGGCGAATCGATGAGCAAATATGAGGCGATAGTTTGGGAGAAGCCATGGGAGAATTTCAAGAAACTTACATCCTTCAAGCCTGTTGCCTAA